One segment of Clostridium botulinum DNA contains the following:
- the polA gene encoding DNA polymerase I: protein MKRLLILDSNSLMNRAFYALPPLTNDDGVNTNAIYGFTNMLFKMKDEINPDNIIATFDKKSPTFRHKEYSEYKAGRKKMPPELGEQFPIIKELLKYMGIKTFEIDGFEADDIIGTISKFGEENDMEVYIVTGDKDALQLASEKTKVVITKKGVTETAIYDYKAFMDEFEITPTQFIDVKGLMGDKSDNIPGVPGVGEKTAFKLIKEYGSLEEVLKNIPEISGKKLKENLENNMEQAIFSKKLATIMREVPLDINLSDIENADDINLTELKKLSKNLKLKSVLSKYDLDNNEAELQEIANIEISKIETIEEMEEVLLSIKDRSYILFTLNDASKYSTIELEYLILGEEGRSHVIDFKLVSMSNREKALNLLRTFMEDETVKKVIHDSKNLITFLNKYDIDIQGFDFDTAIAAYLIDSSKANYEVFDLINRFLEKDIKSDSNDLKAICSSYLKKLYEKLKEMLHKEDMDELYYKVEHPLIYVLSSMESIGFKINKDKLEELRVKFKEQIEKTEKEIYELADEEFNVSSPKQLGKILFEKLDLPVIKKTKTGYSTNQEVLEKLIDKHPIITKVMYYRQITKINSTYVEGLKNVIDIDGCIHSNFNQTVTTTGRLSSTEPNLQNIPIKYEMGKEIRKVFIPQDSDDILISCDYSQIELRVLAHVADDKNMIDAFEHHSDIHTKTASEVFKVPVDEVTSTMRSNAKAVNFGIVYGISDFSLAQDLKITKKEAAEYMAIYFERYPKIKEYLNYVSEYAKEKGYVLTILNRRRFIPEIKSSNKIVKALGERLAMNAPIQGSAADIIKLAMVNVYNKLREKNLNSELILQVHDELILNVKKDEFDIVKQLVIEEMEKAIKLNVALDVDLKYGYTWYDAK from the coding sequence ATGAAAAGATTATTAATTTTAGATTCAAATTCGCTTATGAATAGGGCATTTTATGCTTTACCTCCTCTTACTAATGATGACGGTGTAAATACTAATGCTATTTATGGCTTTACAAATATGTTATTTAAAATGAAAGATGAAATAAATCCAGATAATATAATTGCAACATTTGATAAGAAGTCGCCAACATTTAGACATAAAGAATACTCAGAGTATAAAGCTGGAAGAAAGAAAATGCCACCAGAACTTGGTGAACAATTTCCAATTATAAAAGAATTACTTAAATATATGGGAATAAAGACTTTTGAAATAGATGGTTTTGAAGCAGATGACATAATAGGAACTATATCAAAATTTGGTGAAGAAAATGATATGGAAGTTTATATAGTTACAGGAGATAAGGATGCTCTTCAATTAGCATCAGAAAAAACAAAAGTAGTTATAACTAAGAAAGGTGTTACTGAAACAGCAATTTATGATTATAAAGCATTTATGGATGAATTTGAAATAACACCAACTCAATTTATAGACGTAAAAGGGCTTATGGGAGATAAATCCGATAATATACCAGGGGTACCAGGCGTTGGAGAGAAGACGGCATTTAAGCTTATTAAAGAATATGGAAGTCTTGAAGAGGTTTTAAAGAATATTCCAGAAATAAGTGGTAAGAAGTTAAAAGAAAACTTAGAAAATAATATGGAACAAGCAATATTTTCTAAGAAATTAGCTACAATAATGAGGGAAGTACCTTTAGACATTAATTTATCAGATATAGAAAATGCTGATGATATTAATTTAACAGAGCTTAAAAAGTTATCTAAAAATCTTAAATTAAAATCAGTACTATCAAAGTATGATTTAGATAATAATGAAGCAGAGTTACAAGAGATAGCTAATATAGAAATAAGTAAAATAGAAACAATTGAAGAGATGGAAGAAGTATTATTAAGTATTAAAGATAGAAGTTATATTTTATTTACATTAAATGATGCATCTAAATACTCTACAATAGAATTAGAATACTTAATATTAGGTGAAGAAGGCAGATCACATGTTATAGATTTTAAGCTAGTAAGTATGTCAAATAGAGAAAAAGCTTTAAATTTATTAAGAACCTTTATGGAAGATGAAACTGTTAAAAAAGTAATACATGATAGCAAAAATTTAATTACATTTTTAAATAAGTATGATATAGATATTCAAGGTTTTGATTTTGATACAGCCATAGCAGCTTATTTAATAGACTCTTCAAAAGCCAACTATGAAGTCTTTGATTTAATTAATAGATTTTTAGAAAAGGATATAAAGTCTGATTCAAATGATCTAAAAGCAATATGCAGCAGTTATTTGAAAAAATTATATGAAAAATTAAAAGAAATGCTTCATAAAGAAGATATGGATGAATTATATTATAAAGTAGAACATCCATTAATATATGTACTTTCTTCAATGGAAAGTATTGGATTCAAAATAAATAAAGATAAATTAGAAGAACTTAGAGTGAAATTTAAAGAACAAATAGAAAAAACAGAAAAAGAAATATATGAATTAGCAGATGAGGAATTCAATGTAAGCTCACCAAAGCAACTTGGAAAAATACTATTTGAAAAACTTGATTTACCAGTAATTAAGAAAACTAAAACAGGATATTCAACAAATCAAGAGGTTTTAGAAAAATTAATAGACAAACATCCTATAATAACTAAAGTTATGTATTATAGACAAATTACTAAAATTAATTCTACTTATGTAGAGGGGCTTAAGAATGTAATAGATATAGATGGATGTATACATTCAAACTTCAATCAAACTGTCACAACTACAGGAAGATTATCAAGTACTGAACCTAATCTTCAAAATATACCAATAAAATATGAAATGGGAAAAGAAATAAGAAAAGTGTTTATACCACAGGATAGTGATGATATATTAATATCTTGCGATTATTCTCAAATAGAATTAAGAGTACTTGCACATGTAGCAGATGACAAAAATATGATAGATGCATTTGAACATCATAGTGATATACATACCAAAACAGCTTCTGAAGTTTTTAAAGTTCCTGTAGATGAAGTTACATCTACAATGAGAAGTAATGCAAAAGCAGTAAATTTTGGTATAGTTTATGGAATAAGTGACTTTAGTTTAGCACAAGATTTAAAAATTACTAAAAAAGAAGCAGCAGAATATATGGCTATTTATTTTGAAAGATATCCTAAGATAAAGGAATATTTAAATTATGTAAGTGAATACGCTAAAGAAAAAGGTTATGTATTAACTATATTAAACAGAAGAAGGTTCATACCAGAAATAAAATCTTCAAATAAAATCGTAAAAGCATTAGGTGAAAGATTAGCGATGAATGCGCCAATACAAGGAAGTGCAGCTGATATTATTAAACTTGCTATGGTTAATGTTTATAATAAGTTAAGAGAAAAGAATTTAAATAGTGAATTAATTCTTCAAGTACACGATGAACTTATATTAAATGTTAAAAAAGATGAGTTTGACATAGTTAAACAATTGGTTATTGAAGAAATGGAAAAAGCCATTAAATTAAATGTAGCACTTGATGTAGATTTAAAATACGGTTATACATGGTATGATGCAAAATAA
- a CDS encoding aminopeptidase yields the protein MNKDLLRKYAKLTVNKGVNLQKDGILVINSPIECYDFARLMAEEGYNSGAKDVYINYSDASFNKIKLINSSKEILSEVYGFERDKYDYFVENNASFISISASDPDLLKGVDSSKISVYQKSRNIALKNYRDKCSSNKNAWCIVSIPTDGWAKKVFPNVSVEEATEKLWDVIFSIMRLKENDPIEAWNKHTETLSNKVQKLNNDRFKYLKFKNSLGTDLTIELVNNHLWCGGADKCENGGFDFIANMPTEEVFSTPKYDGVNGVVFSSKPLSYCGNIINDFSLTFKDGKVIDCSAKEGLDVLKELLNTDEGSKHLGEVALVPYDSPISNSNIIFYNTLYDENASCHLALGSSYSSCIKNGESMSEDELFKLGCNKSLSHVDFMIGTKDTSIIGIKEDGTEVQIFKDGNWA from the coding sequence ATGAATAAAGATTTATTAAGAAAATACGCTAAACTTACTGTAAACAAAGGTGTTAATCTTCAAAAAGACGGAATTTTAGTTATCAATTCACCAATAGAATGTTATGACTTTGCAAGATTAATGGCTGAAGAAGGTTATAATTCTGGTGCAAAAGATGTATATATAAATTATTCTGATGCTAGCTTTAATAAAATAAAATTAATAAATTCATCTAAAGAAATTCTTAGTGAGGTTTATGGTTTTGAACGTGACAAATATGATTACTTCGTAGAAAATAACGCTTCTTTCATAAGCATTTCAGCATCTGATCCAGATCTTTTAAAAGGTGTTGATTCTTCAAAAATTTCTGTATATCAAAAAAGCAGAAATATTGCATTAAAAAATTATCGTGATAAATGTTCATCAAATAAAAATGCTTGGTGCATAGTTTCTATACCAACAGATGGTTGGGCAAAAAAAGTATTCCCTAATGTTTCTGTTGAAGAAGCTACTGAAAAACTATGGGATGTAATCTTTAGCATTATGAGACTTAAAGAAAATGATCCAATTGAAGCTTGGAACAAACATACAGAAACACTTAGTAATAAAGTGCAAAAATTAAATAATGATAGATTTAAATATCTTAAATTTAAAAATTCTTTAGGTACTGATTTAACAATAGAATTAGTTAACAATCATCTTTGGTGCGGTGGTGCTGATAAATGTGAAAATGGTGGATTTGATTTTATTGCAAATATGCCTACTGAAGAAGTATTTTCAACACCTAAATACGATGGAGTTAACGGAGTTGTATTTAGCTCTAAGCCATTAAGTTACTGTGGAAATATAATAAATGATTTTTCTTTAACATTTAAAGATGGTAAAGTTATTGATTGTTCTGCAAAAGAAGGTCTTGATGTATTAAAAGAGCTACTAAATACTGATGAAGGATCTAAACACTTAGGAGAAGTTGCATTAGTTCCTTATGATTCTCCAATTTCTAATTCTAATATTATTTTTTACAATACTCTTTATGATGAAAATGCTTCATGCCATTTAGCACTTGGAAGTTCATATTCTTCTTGCATTAAAAATGGAGAAAGCATGTCTGAAGATGAGTTATTTAAATTAGGTTGTAATAAGTCTTTAAGTCATGTTGACTTCATGATTGGTACAAAAGACACAAGTATCATTGGAATTAAAGAAGATGGTACAGAAGTTCAAATATTTAAAGATGGTAATTGGGCTTAA
- a CDS encoding clostri-philic family protein: MANKEGAINPIQKGTRRQKLHEDQNNVGDPKKPSYYENFNGEPIE; the protein is encoded by the coding sequence ATGGCAAATAAAGAAGGCGCAATTAATCCAATACAAAAGGGAACAAGAAGACAAAAATTACATGAAGATCAAAATAATGTTGGTGATCCTAAAAAACCATCATACTATGAGAATTTTAATGGTGAACCAATAGAATAA
- the dcd gene encoding dCTP deaminase produces the protein MILSGKEILKHIGEDIIIEPFSEERINPNSYNLTLFNELLVYKNDTLDMKIPNETEKLIIPEEGLLLEPGKLYLGRTNEFTQTNKYVPMLEGRSSTGRLGLFIHVTAGFGDIGFAGYWTLEIFCVQPIRIYPNTEICQIYYHNIDGEYDLYNSGKYQNNNGIQPSLMYKDFEK, from the coding sequence ATGATATTATCAGGAAAAGAGATATTAAAACATATAGGTGAAGATATAATTATAGAGCCATTTAGTGAAGAGAGAATAAATCCTAATAGTTATAATTTAACTTTATTTAATGAATTATTAGTATATAAAAATGATACATTAGACATGAAAATTCCAAATGAAACTGAGAAACTTATAATACCTGAAGAAGGATTATTATTAGAACCAGGAAAGTTATATTTAGGTAGAACAAATGAATTTACACAAACTAATAAGTATGTACCAATGCTAGAAGGTAGATCATCAACTGGAAGACTGGGATTATTTATACATGTAACAGCTGGTTTTGGAGATATTGGTTTTGCAGGTTATTGGACATTAGAAATATTCTGTGTTCAACCAATAAGAATATATCCTAATACAGAAATATGTCAAATTTATTATCATAATATTGATGGTGAATATGACTTATATAATAGTGGGAAATATCAAAATAATAATGGTATACAACCAAGTCTTATGTATAAGGATTTTGAAAAATAA
- a CDS encoding NADP-dependent isocitrate dehydrogenase translates to MEKIKMSNPLVEIDGDEMTRIVWGMIKDELLNPFIELNTEYYDLGLENRNTTDDNVTVQAAEAIKKHKVGVKCATITPNSARVKEYNLKKMWKSPNGTIRAILDGTVFRAPIIVDVVKPYVRTWSKPITIARHAYGDIYKASEMKIEGKGKCELVFTAEDGEEKRELIHNFNDDGVVMGMHNINKSIESFARSCFNYSIDLKQDLWFGAKDTISKKYDHTFKDIFEEIYENEYKEKFEALGIKYTYMLIDSAVANVIKSHGGMIWACKNYDGDVMSDMIAAAFGSIAMMTSVLVSPDGNYEYEAAHGTVQDQYYDHLKGKETSTNSIATIFAWTGALRKRGELDNNKELIDFANNLEIASLKTIENGIMTGDLAAIAIHDNIKKVNTFEFIKEIRKNLEVSL, encoded by the coding sequence ATGGAAAAAATAAAAATGTCTAATCCATTAGTTGAAATTGATGGAGATGAAATGACAAGAATAGTTTGGGGAATGATAAAGGACGAGTTATTAAATCCATTTATCGAATTGAATACAGAATATTATGATCTAGGTTTAGAAAATAGAAATACAACAGATGATAATGTTACTGTACAAGCAGCAGAAGCAATAAAAAAACACAAAGTAGGGGTTAAATGTGCAACAATAACTCCAAATAGCGCAAGAGTAAAAGAATATAATCTTAAAAAAATGTGGAAAAGTCCAAATGGAACTATTAGAGCTATTTTAGATGGAACAGTATTTAGAGCACCAATTATAGTTGATGTAGTTAAACCTTACGTTAGAACTTGGAGCAAACCAATAACAATAGCTAGACATGCTTATGGTGATATATACAAAGCATCTGAAATGAAAATAGAAGGTAAAGGAAAATGCGAACTTGTATTTACAGCTGAAGATGGTGAAGAAAAGAGAGAGTTAATACATAACTTTAATGATGATGGCGTTGTTATGGGAATGCATAATATAAATAAATCAATTGAAAGCTTTGCAAGAAGCTGTTTTAATTATTCAATAGATTTAAAACAAGATTTATGGTTTGGAGCTAAAGATACAATCTCAAAAAAATATGACCATACTTTTAAAGATATATTTGAAGAGATTTATGAAAATGAATATAAAGAAAAGTTTGAAGCACTAGGTATAAAGTATACTTATATGCTTATAGATTCAGCAGTAGCAAATGTAATAAAATCACATGGTGGAATGATTTGGGCTTGCAAAAATTATGATGGTGATGTTATGAGTGATATGATTGCAGCAGCATTTGGATCAATAGCTATGATGACATCAGTTTTAGTTTCACCAGATGGAAATTATGAATATGAAGCAGCTCATGGAACAGTTCAAGATCAATATTATGATCACTTGAAGGGTAAAGAAACCTCAACTAATTCTATAGCAACAATATTTGCATGGACTGGTGCACTTAGAAAAAGAGGAGAGCTAGATAATAATAAAGAGTTAATTGATTTTGCAAATAACCTTGAAATTGCATCTTTAAAAACAATAGAAAATGGAATAATGACAGGTGATTTAGCAGCAATTGCAATTCATGATAATATAAAAAAGGTTAATACCTTTGAATTCATAAAAGAAATAAGAAAGAACTTAGAAGTAAGTTTATAA
- a CDS encoding YeiH family protein: MKQKIIDIIPGLLICIVIAILGKILGSFFPSIGGASFAIILGIILGNTVFNKSKYDKGSQFSEKDLLSYSIVLMGSTISFMEIKSLGFNGVLFIAIQMTLTILLTYFVGKKLGFSKKYSLLMASGNAVCGSSAIAAVAPTINADSKDKAISVTIVNLTGTILMFVIPLITMAIYKNSLTPTSAMIGGTLQSVGQVIASAKFINEDVVTLATIFKIIRIIFLVVVVIVFSRIKVDENEDMSEEAIIQREKKAKVSVPWYIIGFFIFCIINSLGLVPTSIQKLFKAISSNFEIIALAAIGMRVKFEDLIKEGPKSMMYGLIVGSFQIIFALTLIKFIL, encoded by the coding sequence ATGAAACAAAAAATAATAGATATTATCCCAGGACTTTTAATATGCATAGTTATAGCAATACTCGGAAAAATATTAGGTAGCTTTTTCCCTTCAATTGGTGGGGCGAGTTTTGCAATTATATTAGGGATTATTTTAGGAAATACAGTATTTAATAAATCTAAATATGACAAAGGATCTCAGTTTTCAGAAAAAGATCTTTTATCATATTCAATAGTACTTATGGGATCAACTATAAGTTTTATGGAAATAAAATCACTTGGATTTAATGGCGTTTTATTTATAGCAATCCAAATGACTTTAACAATATTACTTACATATTTTGTTGGAAAAAAATTAGGTTTTTCTAAAAAATACTCATTACTTATGGCATCAGGAAATGCAGTTTGTGGATCATCAGCAATAGCAGCAGTAGCACCAACAATAAACGCAGATTCTAAAGATAAAGCAATTTCAGTAACTATTGTAAATTTAACTGGTACAATATTAATGTTTGTAATCCCATTAATTACAATGGCAATATATAAAAATAGTTTGACACCTACATCAGCTATGATCGGTGGAACATTGCAATCAGTAGGTCAAGTAATAGCTTCAGCTAAATTTATAAATGAAGATGTTGTTACATTAGCTACTATATTTAAGATAATAAGAATAATATTTTTAGTAGTTGTTGTTATAGTTTTTTCAAGAATTAAAGTTGATGAAAATGAAGATATGTCAGAAGAAGCTATAATTCAAAGAGAAAAGAAAGCTAAAGTTAGTGTGCCTTGGTACATAATAGGATTCTTCATCTTTTGTATAATAAATAGTTTAGGACTTGTACCAACTTCAATTCAAAAATTATTTAAAGCAATAAGCAGTAATTTTGAAATAATTGCATTAGCTGCAATTGGTATGAGAGTTAAGTTTGAAGACTTAATAAAAGAAGGACCAAAATCAATGATGTATGGATTAATCGTTGGAAGTTTCCAAATAATCTTTGCTCTTACATTAATAAAATTTATCCTTTAA
- a CDS encoding LysR family transcriptional regulator, translating to MNFRKLKIFYETATELNMTSVAKKLYISQPSISQAIHEIEDELEVKLFDRIGKKLYLTYEGEIYLNYTRRILNLYDESIRSINDINTNEKGKIKIGASTTIGIYILPDIIKGFLKEHSGIEISLAIDNTANIEKMILENKIDFAYIEGTTNFDEIIQSNIWKDELIFISSLNHPWSKKEKISKKDIIKEKLIMREQGSGTREIIEAYLKNNNIDYRIFMELGNTEAIKKSVEANLGVSCLSSRSVDEKIKSGCLKGYRLKEGKITRDLRLIHHRDKFLSKNMKNFISYSLK from the coding sequence ATGAATTTTAGAAAATTAAAGATATTTTATGAGACAGCAACTGAATTAAATATGACCAGTGTAGCTAAGAAATTGTATATAAGTCAACCATCTATAAGTCAAGCGATACATGAGATAGAAGACGAATTAGAAGTTAAATTATTTGATAGAATAGGTAAAAAACTTTATTTAACATATGAAGGTGAAATTTATTTAAATTATACAAGAAGAATACTTAATTTATATGATGAATCTATAAGAAGTATTAATGACATAAATACAAATGAAAAGGGAAAAATAAAAATAGGTGCTAGTACAACTATTGGAATATACATATTACCTGATATAATAAAAGGATTTTTAAAGGAGCATAGTGGAATAGAAATTTCCTTAGCAATAGACAATACTGCAAATATAGAAAAAATGATATTAGAAAATAAAATAGATTTTGCTTATATTGAAGGAACAACTAATTTTGATGAAATAATTCAATCAAATATATGGAAGGATGAGCTTATTTTTATATCTAGTTTAAATCATCCATGGAGTAAAAAAGAAAAAATAAGTAAAAAAGATATAATAAAAGAGAAACTGATAATGAGAGAACAAGGAAGCGGTACAAGAGAAATAATAGAAGCTTATTTAAAAAATAACAATATAGATTATAGAATATTTATGGAACTTGGAAATACTGAAGCAATTAAGAAAAGTGTAGAAGCTAATTTAGGTGTTAGTTGTTTATCTTCTAGAAGTGTAGATGAAAAAATAAAAAGTGGATGTTTAAAAGGCTATAGATTAAAAGAAGGTAAAATAACTAGAGATTTAAGACTTATACATCATCGTGATAAATTTTTAAGTAAAAACATGAAGAATTTCATAAGTTATTCACTAAAATAA
- a CDS encoding FtsW/RodA/SpoVE family cell cycle protein, producing the protein MLKKYKLDFSSLKKLDFKLLTTLVILISFGIINIYLCTKGGVFNDPFLFTKKQLIWFFISLISMCLFLTFDYRVIYQYVPIIYWITIALLIAVWIPGIGTTIKGERGLIDLKFFLLQPSEVAKFSIILILAKLLDDMNCHINNWENFRKILFYVALPMGLILIQKDMGMTMVCFFIILGMVYIAGLDVKIILGGFSTLILVIALLWNSGLIFQHQKDRILEFLNTNSNTTGNGYQLYQGLISIGSGGLFGYSLSLDSNNPPGYAGTNVPEVQTDFIFTAIAEQWGFIGALFLLFLYGLLIIQILKIAKKARDKFGEFICVGMASYILFATTQNIGMTLGLLPITGITLPFISYGGSSLFTTMISIALILNIEIGTKKLTFSKSNII; encoded by the coding sequence ATGTTAAAAAAATATAAACTAGATTTTTCATCATTAAAGAAATTGGATTTTAAATTATTAACTACTTTAGTTATCCTTATATCATTTGGTATTATTAACATATACTTATGTACTAAAGGTGGGGTTTTTAATGATCCTTTTTTATTTACTAAAAAACAATTAATATGGTTTTTTATTTCACTAATTTCAATGTGTTTATTTTTAACTTTTGATTATAGAGTCATATATCAATATGTTCCAATAATATATTGGATAACAATTGCACTTCTAATTGCAGTTTGGATACCTGGAATAGGTACAACCATTAAAGGGGAACGTGGCTTGATAGATTTAAAATTTTTTTTATTGCAGCCATCTGAAGTGGCTAAATTTTCTATAATTTTAATATTAGCTAAATTATTAGATGATATGAATTGTCATATTAATAACTGGGAAAATTTTAGAAAAATTTTATTTTATGTTGCACTTCCTATGGGATTAATTTTAATCCAAAAAGATATGGGAATGACAATGGTATGTTTTTTTATTATTTTAGGTATGGTGTATATAGCCGGATTAGATGTAAAAATAATATTAGGTGGGTTTTCAACTCTGATATTAGTTATAGCTCTTTTATGGAATTCTGGATTAATCTTTCAGCATCAGAAAGATAGAATTCTTGAGTTTCTAAATACCAATAGCAATACAACAGGTAACGGGTATCAACTTTATCAAGGACTAATTAGTATTGGATCTGGAGGATTATTTGGATATAGTTTATCATTAGATTCAAATAATCCTCCAGGATATGCTGGAACTAATGTTCCCGAAGTTCAAACAGACTTTATTTTTACTGCTATAGCAGAACAATGGGGCTTTATAGGGGCGTTATTTCTATTATTTCTATATGGACTATTGATTATACAAATATTAAAAATTGCAAAAAAAGCTCGAGATAAATTTGGAGAATTTATTTGTGTTGGTATGGCTTCATACATTTTATTTGCTACAACTCAAAATATTGGAATGACATTAGGATTACTTCCAATTACAGGTATAACTTTACCATTTATAAGTTATGGAGGGAGCTCTTTATTTACAACAATGATTTCTATAGCATTAATTCTTAATATAGAAATTGGCACAAAAAAATTAACTTTTAGTAAATCAAATATAATATAA
- a CDS encoding GNAT family N-acetyltransferase — protein MNLKLSSLNEEYAKQLSNWKYNDIYSVYNYPSWDNMIEQKWAITDEKKRAKQFIAVVDNSNNLCGYGRFLKEDNFILLGLGLKPCLCGKNSGDLLVKLLVDECNKRYDHKDIILEVRSFNIRAIKCYLKNGFEKIDFYKKNTLLGKEYFWKMKYK, from the coding sequence ATGAATTTAAAATTAAGTAGTTTAAATGAAGAATACGCTAAGCAATTATCTAATTGGAAATATAATGATATTTATTCTGTTTATAATTATCCTAGCTGGGACAATATGATAGAACAAAAATGGGCAATTACTGATGAAAAAAAGAGAGCAAAGCAATTTATAGCTGTAGTAGATAATTCAAATAATTTATGTGGATATGGTCGATTTCTTAAGGAGGATAATTTTATTTTGCTTGGGTTAGGCTTAAAGCCCTGCTTATGTGGAAAAAATTCAGGTGATTTATTAGTAAAATTGCTAGTAGATGAGTGTAATAAAAGATATGATCACAAAGATATTATATTAGAAGTACGTTCATTTAACATACGTGCAATAAAATGTTATCTCAAAAATGGGTTTGAAAAAATTGATTTCTACAAGAAAAATACTTTATTAGGAAAAGAGTATTTTTGGAAAATGAAATATAAATAA
- a CDS encoding YgaP family membrane protein — MKCNVGRTEQIIRIVIGISIVLIGLYFRNWWGIIGLVPIITGLIRYCPINDILGISTCDVKKK, encoded by the coding sequence GTGAAATGTAATGTTGGCAGAACCGAACAAATTATTAGAATTGTAATCGGCATATCAATCGTTCTTATAGGTTTATACTTCAGAAACTGGTGGGGTATTATTGGCCTCGTACCGATAATAACAGGCTTAATTCGTTATTGCCCTATTAATGACATCTTAGGAATTTCGACTTGTGATGTTAAAAAAAAGTAA
- the arsD gene encoding arsenite efflux transporter metallochaperone ArsD → MNKMIIFDPAMCCSTGVCGPSVNPELLRVATVLNNLKNQGIIIERHNLTSNPQIFVTNKIINEILMTKGVQALPIIMVNGKIVKIGGYPSNKEFCKLLNIPEDYLKANTNKITKCNCKDGHC, encoded by the coding sequence ATGAACAAAATGATAATATTTGATCCAGCTATGTGTTGCTCAACTGGAGTTTGTGGCCCATCTGTTAATCCAGAACTATTAAGAGTTGCAACAGTATTAAATAATTTAAAAAATCAAGGAATAATAATTGAAAGACATAACCTTACAAGCAATCCTCAAATATTTGTAACTAATAAAATTATAAATGAAATATTAATGACAAAAGGGGTACAAGCCTTACCTATTATTATGGTAAATGGCAAAATTGTTAAAATAGGTGGTTATCCTAGCAATAAAGAATTTTGTAAATTATTAAATATACCAGAAGATTATTTAAAAGCAAATACAAATAAAATCACTAAATGTAACTGTAAAGATGGACATTGTTAA